GAGCTTATCCTTTTGGTTCCGCGATTTTGTCTTTATGCGGCTGGTCATGGTTCTCATGCGCAATAAGGTTTTTAAAAATCGAAATACAACCTCAAGCGTGGCTTACATACTCAATATGCTAGTCATGGGCTTCTGGCATGGAGTGACCTGGTATTATATCGCTTATGGCCTTTTTCATGGTCTTGGTCTAGTAGTCAATGATGCTTGGCTTCGAAAGAAAAAAACGCTCAATAAAGAGCGCAAAAAAGCAGGGCTTGCCCCTCTCCCAGAAAATCGCTTGCTTCAAGCCTTAGGGATTGTGGTGACCTTTCACGTTGTCATGTTGTCATTTTTAATCTTTTCTGGATTTTTAAATGACCTGTGGTTTAAGAAATAAAAGGAGTTTACAATGGATATTAAAGCAGAAGTCATCGAAATTATTGATGAATTATTTATGGAAGATGTGTCAGATATGATGGATGAGGACTTGTTTGATGCAGGTGTCTTGGATAGTATGGGAACCGTTGAATTGATTGTCGAGATTGAAGCTCGCTTTGATATTCGTGTTCCAGTATCTGAATTTGGCCGTGATGATTGGAATACGGCAAACAAGATAATCGACGGCATTACGGAGTTACGAAATGCTTAAACGCTTATGGCTCATTTTAGGCCCGGTCTTTTGTGCAGCCTTGCTGGTTGTCTTGTTATTGGTTTTTTATCCGACCCATCTTCGTCACAATTTTGAGCTTGAAAAACGCTCGGCAGTCACCCTAACGGCTCGGAGTTTCAAAGGACGGACCCAGAAAGTCCGTGCCTTGACGGATCCTGACCACCGCTTTGTTCCTTTTTTTGGCTCCAGCGAATGGCTGCGTTTTGATAGCATGCATCCGTCTGTTTTAGCTGAAAAATATGACCGTCCTTATCGTCCTTATTTGTTGGGACAACGTGGCGCGGCCTCTTTGAACCAATACTTTGGGATGCAACAAATGTTGCCAGAACTGGAAGGCAAGACCGTCGTCTATGTGGTCTCTCCTCAGTGGTTTACCAAGAAAGGCTATGACTCTAGTGCCTTTCAGCAGTATTTTAATAGCGACCAGTTG
The window above is part of the Streptococcus himalayensis genome. Proteins encoded here:
- the dltC gene encoding D-alanine--poly(phosphoribitol) ligase subunit DltC, with the translated sequence MDIKAEVIEIIDELFMEDVSDMMDEDLFDAGVLDSMGTVELIVEIEARFDIRVPVSEFGRDDWNTANKIIDGITELRNA